The following are from one region of the Pseudodesulfovibrio piezophilus C1TLV30 genome:
- the tmcC gene encoding TmcC family electron transfer complex membrane anchor subunit, with protein sequence MIELYNFVSGPLAWVAWAIFILGSAYRLISMYSLARKKDGSSIAYMSWPYGIRSIMRWLIPFGTMGWKVDPLMTVTTFAFHICFILVAVFLSAHVVLWDTAFGVSLWSLPTEAGDIISFIVIAACVVFALRRLFLPHVRSVTRTKDWVALGLVVLPFITGVLAYHQVGPALLMTLLHVLSGELLLALIPFTRLSHALFVVFTRAYMGSEFGGVRHANDW encoded by the coding sequence ATGATCGAATTATACAACTTCGTCTCCGGACCACTGGCTTGGGTCGCCTGGGCGATCTTTATTCTGGGGTCGGCTTACCGTTTGATTTCAATGTATTCGTTGGCAAGAAAAAAAGATGGATCGTCAATCGCTTATATGAGTTGGCCGTATGGGATCAGGTCTATCATGCGTTGGTTGATTCCTTTTGGAACCATGGGGTGGAAGGTTGATCCACTGATGACGGTTACAACCTTTGCCTTTCATATCTGTTTTATTTTGGTTGCGGTCTTTTTGAGTGCTCATGTTGTTCTCTGGGACACGGCTTTTGGTGTGAGCTTGTGGTCTTTGCCCACCGAGGCTGGAGATATTATCAGTTTCATCGTCATCGCGGCATGTGTGGTCTTTGCCTTGCGCAGACTTTTTTTGCCACATGTGCGCAGCGTGACGCGGACCAAGGACTGGGTTGCCCTGGGATTAGTCGTCCTGCCATTTATTACCGGAGTCCTCGCGTATCATCAGGTCGGTCCGGCTTTGCTCATGACTCTCCTGCATGTCCTCTCCGGTGAACTCCTCTTGGCGCTCATTCCTTTTACCCGACTGAGTCATGCCCTGTTTGTGGTTTTCACCCGCGCTTATATGGGGTCCGAGTTTGGTGGAGTGAGACATGCCAACGACTGGTAG
- the tmcD gene encoding electron transfer complex subunit TmcD — protein sequence MGHISKWDWEVGQKTVVNSLSPLKEHVWQEEPYVSDDGETLAAIVNLGEGEFSIRTNDTVWDAAFEKIWHPKFSPDGRLTAICQQDMAWAVGVDGELIAEPCDFVWDTKFSEDGKVIACMAKDNEQYGVSLNGAIWENLFENANQYTLSENGVHAAAIVQVVRLGQADIAGFKKGIYTAAVDGEIWKGKYLNLWTPVFDERGLRVAAQARTDVHKYTITVDDEPWSTTYTQVWEPRFHPGGEYVAAPVRVGGKWGVARDGAIIWKPDYVQCMKLQFSQSGDRLWAIVATGYGEFTAACNDVAWKSTFPVVTDLVLSRFGDRAAVIASNNNSQFRIVVDDKPWHGTWEMAWPVTFSPDGNNVAALTEKGGKYHTLVNGKSFERSFDWAWPPVFSEDSSKVLIRAIENNSYVRIVADVAQF from the coding sequence ATGGGTCACATATCCAAATGGGATTGGGAGGTCGGCCAGAAAACGGTCGTCAATTCCCTCTCTCCTCTTAAAGAACATGTCTGGCAGGAGGAGCCGTACGTTTCCGACGACGGCGAAACCTTGGCAGCCATAGTTAATCTGGGTGAGGGCGAGTTCTCCATCCGTACCAACGACACGGTCTGGGATGCTGCTTTTGAAAAAATCTGGCATCCGAAATTCTCGCCGGACGGCAGGCTTACAGCCATCTGTCAGCAAGATATGGCCTGGGCCGTGGGAGTTGATGGAGAACTGATTGCCGAACCATGCGATTTTGTCTGGGATACCAAGTTCAGCGAAGACGGAAAGGTCATCGCCTGTATGGCCAAGGACAATGAACAATATGGTGTCAGTCTCAATGGAGCGATTTGGGAAAATCTCTTTGAAAATGCCAATCAGTATACTCTGAGTGAAAATGGTGTTCACGCAGCAGCCATCGTTCAGGTCGTTCGCCTTGGGCAGGCAGATATCGCTGGATTCAAAAAGGGAATTTATACCGCTGCTGTAGATGGGGAAATCTGGAAGGGTAAGTATCTCAATCTGTGGACACCGGTCTTTGACGAACGAGGTCTTCGTGTTGCGGCGCAGGCTCGTACGGATGTCCACAAATATACCATTACGGTAGACGACGAACCATGGTCCACTACATACACCCAGGTCTGGGAACCGAGATTTCATCCTGGCGGTGAATATGTTGCTGCTCCGGTACGAGTGGGGGGCAAATGGGGTGTTGCCCGCGATGGAGCCATTATTTGGAAACCCGATTACGTGCAATGTATGAAGTTGCAGTTCTCCCAGTCGGGAGATCGCCTTTGGGCTATCGTGGCCACTGGCTATGGTGAGTTTACTGCCGCCTGTAATGATGTTGCCTGGAAATCGACATTTCCGGTTGTGACTGACCTCGTTTTGAGCCGATTCGGAGATCGAGCCGCTGTCATTGCCAGCAATAACAATTCCCAGTTTCGTATAGTGGTGGATGACAAACCATGGCATGGAACATGGGAAATGGCGTGGCCTGTCACATTCTCCCCTGATGGTAATAATGTCGCTGCTCTCACTGAAAAGGGTGGCAAATATCATACGTTGGTCAACGGTAAGTCTTTTGAACGGAGCTTTGACTGGGCATGGCCACCTGTCTTCAGTGAGGATTCGAGTAAAGTGCTCATCAGAGCCATCGAAAACAACAGCTACGTCCGTATTGTTGCGGATGTGGCCCAGTTCTAG
- a CDS encoding NifB/NifX family molybdenum-iron cluster-binding protein, which produces MELCIAGYQNRVATLLETATELRLYSLEEKDVVASGMTAMPTAGACALPSYLKAMGVDIVICGGLGKAAKDGFEAMGIQVIPWVKGPIEGVLTAYIEDSMDRMIMPGRSATTAF; this is translated from the coding sequence ATGGAACTCTGTATCGCTGGCTATCAAAACCGGGTGGCGACCCTGCTGGAAACAGCAACGGAATTGAGGTTGTATTCGCTCGAGGAAAAGGACGTGGTCGCAAGCGGCATGACCGCCATGCCCACTGCCGGGGCCTGTGCCCTCCCGAGCTACCTCAAGGCCATGGGTGTCGACATCGTCATCTGCGGCGGCCTCGGAAAGGCCGCGAAGGACGGGTTTGAAGCCATGGGCATTCAGGTCATCCCCTGGGTCAAAGGTCCAATCGAGGGCGTGCTCACCGCCTACATCGAGGACTCAATGGACCGGATGATCATGCCCGGCCGCAGCGCAACCACCGCTTTCTGA
- a CDS encoding sigma-54 interaction domain-containing protein: MPKAGLPENIPLESVLDSVAEGIFTVDLDWNITFFNQAAGHISGIPPKDAVGQKCWEVFASNVCDGDCPMRPCLESGKAVVGKSGFILRADGEKIPIGMSSSPLKDKDGTIVGGVESFRDLSSIQQLMQKVEERYSVEDIRTNNPHMIRTLQILPPIAQSTSTVLVLGESGTGKELFARAIHNLSLRKDEPFVAVNCGALPGNLLESELFGYKAGAFTDARKDKPGRLELAQGGTLFLDEIGDMPLPLQVKLLRVLQEKVYEPLGGVTPLKADVRFVAATNRDLEQMVAQGEFRQDLYFRLNVVRMDIPPLRDRTEDIPLLTNHFIRQQNSLRGKSIRAVSENVHQILFNHDFPGNVRELENVIEYAFILCPGEMIETAHLPEHLKPVSERGPGGCTPSFINAKPGMAGHKYQAVLQALEKHKGNKSAAARELGVSRDTVRRILARGAAK; the protein is encoded by the coding sequence ATGCCAAAAGCCGGGTTGCCCGAAAATATCCCTTTGGAATCTGTTCTTGATTCTGTTGCTGAGGGGATTTTTACTGTGGACCTGGACTGGAATATCACTTTCTTCAACCAGGCCGCAGGCCATATTTCTGGTATACCGCCCAAAGATGCTGTGGGGCAAAAATGTTGGGAGGTCTTTGCATCCAATGTGTGTGATGGGGATTGCCCTATGCGCCCATGTCTGGAATCCGGGAAAGCGGTGGTTGGTAAGTCCGGTTTTATCCTCCGTGCCGACGGTGAAAAAATACCCATTGGCATGAGTTCTTCTCCCCTTAAAGACAAGGATGGCACCATTGTTGGCGGGGTGGAAAGTTTTCGTGATTTGTCCTCCATCCAACAATTGATGCAAAAGGTTGAAGAACGGTATTCCGTGGAAGATATTCGTACCAACAATCCGCACATGATCCGGACCCTTCAGATATTACCTCCCATCGCTCAATCCACATCCACCGTCTTAGTGCTCGGGGAATCCGGCACGGGAAAGGAGTTGTTTGCTCGCGCCATACACAATCTTTCTCTCCGGAAGGATGAACCGTTTGTAGCTGTGAACTGTGGTGCTCTGCCGGGAAATCTGCTGGAGTCGGAACTTTTCGGCTATAAAGCGGGAGCATTCACCGATGCCAGAAAGGATAAGCCGGGGCGTCTGGAATTGGCTCAGGGCGGTACTCTTTTTCTTGATGAGATTGGTGATATGCCTTTGCCGCTTCAAGTCAAATTATTGCGAGTCCTTCAGGAAAAGGTCTACGAACCTTTAGGTGGAGTGACTCCTCTGAAAGCGGATGTTCGGTTTGTTGCTGCTACCAATCGGGACTTGGAGCAGATGGTTGCCCAAGGGGAATTTCGTCAGGATCTTTATTTTCGACTTAATGTCGTACGGATGGATATCCCGCCTCTTCGTGACAGAACAGAAGATATTCCGCTTCTGACGAATCATTTTATCCGGCAACAGAACAGCCTGCGTGGAAAATCCATTCGTGCTGTGTCGGAAAATGTTCATCAGATTCTGTTCAACCATGATTTCCCCGGCAATGTTCGGGAACTTGAGAATGTTATTGAGTATGCTTTCATATTGTGTCCGGGGGAGATGATAGAAACCGCACACCTGCCGGAACATCTGAAGCCTGTCTCCGAAAGAGGGCCGGGAGGCTGTACCCCTTCATTTATCAATGCCAAGCCTGGTATGGCAGGGCATAAATATCAGGCTGTGCTGCAAGCTCTGGAAAAGCACAAAGGAAACAAAAGTGCTGCGGCAAGAGAGCTTGGCGTGTCCCGAGATACGGTGCGCAGAATACTTGCGCGAGGTGCAGCAAAATAA
- a CDS encoding sulfite exporter TauE/SafE family protein: protein MDHLFFVALQSSMFLGLIHGINPCGHSWVVLTPFVAGNSSGKRVFSLTAAFITGTTAGCLAIGLLLGTVSASLPPSTRYFTDMITAGIIIILGAILLWRPHLLHSHEHDHDHDHCDCSGHDHACEGHDHHEHNHHEHEHEHGHHHTPLTAKKSTVWGLATLGFLNMIVPCPTVAIMYSYALESASPMQAVSVFASYAIGTGIALAGVIFAIYKVTGLIRKLQKPWIEPTIMRTVGVLTILFGFYTLYLDFGPV, encoded by the coding sequence ATGGATCATCTCTTTTTCGTCGCGCTTCAATCAAGTATGTTTCTGGGGCTTATCCACGGCATCAACCCCTGTGGTCATTCCTGGGTGGTTCTGACCCCTTTTGTAGCTGGCAATTCGAGCGGCAAACGGGTTTTCAGCCTCACTGCCGCTTTTATCACCGGAACTACAGCTGGCTGTCTCGCTATCGGCCTGCTTCTCGGAACAGTCTCAGCCAGCCTGCCGCCATCCACTCGTTATTTCACAGATATGATTACTGCCGGAATCATAATCATTCTGGGAGCCATTCTCCTCTGGCGACCTCACTTGCTGCACAGTCACGAGCATGATCACGACCATGACCACTGCGACTGCTCCGGGCATGACCACGCCTGCGAAGGCCATGACCATCATGAGCACAACCATCACGAACATGAGCACGAGCATGGACATCATCACACACCACTCACGGCCAAAAAATCCACGGTCTGGGGGCTTGCCACACTTGGTTTTCTCAATATGATTGTCCCTTGCCCCACCGTGGCCATCATGTATTCTTATGCGTTGGAGTCGGCCAGTCCCATGCAGGCCGTGTCTGTTTTTGCCAGCTATGCGATAGGGACCGGCATTGCCCTTGCCGGAGTCATCTTCGCAATATATAAGGTGACTGGATTGATCAGGAAGTTACAAAAGCCCTGGATCGAACCAACCATTATGCGTACGGTTGGCGTACTCACAATATTATTCGGATTTTACACCCTTTACCTGGACTTCGGCCCTGTATAA
- a CDS encoding MarR family winged helix-turn-helix transcriptional regulator, with amino-acid sequence MPEIKKLTPLIVEFYERLSSWEHGVVRDKGLTLPQVHALEILGTHKALRMKELAERMGVTTGSLTVLADRLETAGMIRRKPHEEDRRSILVELTDQGQTIFEEHDELHNQLTRDITVNLTRKESSQLAAILEKMICEF; translated from the coding sequence ATGCCCGAAATCAAAAAACTGACACCATTGATCGTCGAGTTCTATGAAAGACTTTCTTCATGGGAGCATGGAGTTGTGCGCGACAAGGGACTGACGCTGCCGCAAGTCCATGCTCTGGAGATTCTTGGGACTCACAAGGCCTTACGCATGAAGGAACTGGCTGAACGTATGGGAGTCACTACCGGCTCCCTCACTGTCCTTGCAGACAGGCTGGAAACAGCGGGCATGATCCGCCGCAAGCCGCACGAAGAGGACCGCCGTTCCATTCTCGTGGAACTGACCGACCAAGGGCAGACGATCTTTGAAGAACATGATGAATTGCATAACCAACTCACCCGTGACATTACGGTCAACCTGACTCGGAAAGAAAGCAGCCAACTTGCTGCGATCCTTGAAAAAATGATCTGCGAGTTTTAA
- a CDS encoding rhodanese-like domain-containing protein, whose protein sequence is MNKLLFKTFAPLSLLILLALPALAQVHDINPAQARQLMNTTPDLVILDIRTPDEFHQGHIKGSVNIDFFAEDFNEKINMLDKTKPYFIYCRSGQRSHVATSSMDKNGFVEIHNLTQGINAWTDKGYPLTRK, encoded by the coding sequence ATGAATAAATTGCTGTTCAAAACATTCGCGCCTTTGTCGCTCCTGATACTGCTGGCCTTGCCTGCTCTCGCTCAGGTGCACGACATCAATCCGGCACAAGCCAGACAACTCATGAATACAACCCCTGACCTGGTGATACTGGATATCAGGACTCCAGATGAATTTCATCAGGGACATATCAAGGGGAGTGTGAACATAGATTTCTTCGCAGAAGATTTTAATGAAAAAATCAATATGCTGGATAAAACCAAGCCGTATTTTATATACTGCCGAAGTGGACAACGGAGTCATGTTGCAACATCGTCCATGGACAAAAACGGCTTCGTTGAAATCCACAACCTGACGCAAGGCATCAATGCTTGGACTGACAAGGGATATCCTCTCACCCGAAAGTAA
- a CDS encoding sigma 54-interacting transcriptional regulator, whose product MNSTVLVALSDAAICRLICDILTNKGFEVIVATSGQEAVDIIKRQEPDVLLVDHEPGGESERLLAYVKSRGENLPVILVTGVDVEAPEEIASRMGALSFVRCPVDRCQLEEAVRQGGMVRDLLLREKRTQRSLTLSRSFLGAFLDTGDEAAFLLDSRYALLEVNRAGAHLLNGRIEDLVLQKYLSRLSSLSRSIQEDALEKAKATGQPQQREEYSGGAVFITQVRPVYTEAVLAGFVVVTRDITAQRQSEVGLAESEKRYRSVYEAARDAIIMVDRNDGAILDCNAAGRQLYGYPVEVMLDLTIRDLSAEPERTMESIRSGAEHIPLQYHCRAGGVTFPVEVSMSHFVHDGREVCTVFIQDISQRKVAEEALREGARLYRAVVEDQTELICRYNPDGELTFINGAYAKFFGVDEDEIVGQKYFPTLAGSERRDLKSWIHEAGPDRPVFDREQYVERSDGEPRWVLWTNRAVLDQRGDIIEVQAVGRDVTDRKEAENALDRATAEKEQYRLNLEATFRSIPDAIVTVDSELRVIATNSAAGGLLSLDREIAQGRDFRELIGDSGHPCLGVLKQVLRTSKSVRGYEADLDVPTLGQRMVELNCTPLVDQNKQHIGAVLVVRDVSRIADLEKRLHERHGFRGIIGRSSMMQDIYKLLEQLSSLDSIVLILGESGTGKELIAEALHYGGSRAGAPLVKVNCSALSENLLESELFGHVRGAFTGAVRDKVGRIQAAQGGTLFLDEIGDISPLIQLKLLRFLEQKEYERVGESKTHTADVRIIAATNVNLLRAVKMGTFREDLYYRLNVMPIFLPPLRERQADIPLLVEHFLEIFSGQFNKTFEKVSDAVLDLFMGYSWPGNVRELRHILEHACILSPGSEIGINHMRKDLTDQMRNGFYPYGEGADVPLSSPSGMQLTVGRGSATSQPPSARKVGKQDILEALTRCGGNKAKAARQLGIHRATLYRKLDAWDFEA is encoded by the coding sequence GTGAATTCAACCGTTCTCGTCGCCTTGAGCGATGCTGCCATATGTCGGCTTATCTGCGACATCCTCACCAACAAGGGATTTGAGGTGATCGTTGCCACGTCCGGGCAAGAAGCCGTGGATATCATCAAAAGACAAGAGCCTGACGTCTTGCTTGTAGACCATGAGCCGGGCGGAGAAAGTGAAAGGCTGTTGGCATATGTCAAATCACGGGGCGAAAATCTTCCGGTGATTTTGGTTACCGGTGTAGACGTTGAAGCCCCGGAGGAAATTGCTTCCCGCATGGGGGCCTTAAGTTTCGTGCGGTGCCCGGTAGACCGATGCCAGTTGGAGGAGGCTGTACGGCAAGGGGGGATGGTCCGGGACTTGTTGCTTCGGGAGAAGCGTACGCAACGAAGCCTTACTCTTTCCAGAAGTTTTCTCGGTGCATTTCTTGATACGGGAGATGAAGCAGCTTTTCTTTTGGATTCCCGCTATGCCCTGTTAGAAGTGAACAGGGCGGGGGCTCATCTTCTCAATGGTCGGATTGAAGATTTGGTCCTTCAGAAGTATCTATCGAGATTGTCCAGTCTTTCCAGGTCAATTCAGGAAGATGCCCTCGAAAAAGCCAAGGCCACTGGCCAACCGCAGCAGAGAGAGGAATATAGCGGTGGGGCTGTCTTTATTACACAGGTTCGTCCTGTCTATACTGAGGCGGTGCTGGCCGGATTTGTGGTTGTAACACGGGATATTACAGCCCAACGTCAGTCTGAAGTGGGGCTTGCTGAGAGTGAAAAGCGGTATCGTTCAGTCTATGAAGCGGCCAGGGACGCCATCATTATGGTTGATAGAAACGATGGTGCGATACTGGACTGTAACGCGGCAGGGAGGCAGCTTTACGGATATCCCGTGGAAGTTATGCTGGATTTGACCATACGGGATTTGTCGGCTGAACCGGAACGGACCATGGAATCCATTCGTTCGGGAGCTGAACATATTCCTCTGCAATATCACTGTCGTGCGGGTGGGGTGACTTTTCCGGTGGAAGTTTCCATGAGTCATTTTGTGCATGACGGTCGAGAAGTGTGCACGGTTTTTATTCAGGATATTTCACAACGCAAAGTGGCGGAGGAAGCCCTGCGAGAGGGGGCACGACTCTACCGGGCAGTGGTCGAGGACCAGACAGAACTTATTTGCCGATATAATCCCGATGGTGAATTGACCTTCATTAACGGAGCATATGCCAAATTCTTTGGAGTGGATGAAGATGAAATCGTCGGGCAGAAGTATTTTCCGACCCTGGCCGGGAGTGAACGGCGTGATCTTAAATCCTGGATTCATGAAGCAGGCCCGGATCGGCCCGTCTTTGATCGTGAGCAGTATGTTGAACGTTCAGATGGCGAACCGAGATGGGTCTTGTGGACCAATCGCGCTGTTCTGGACCAGCGTGGCGATATCATAGAGGTCCAGGCCGTCGGGCGTGATGTCACGGATCGTAAGGAAGCCGAAAATGCTCTGGACAGGGCCACAGCGGAAAAGGAACAGTATCGTCTTAATCTGGAGGCCACGTTTCGCAGCATCCCGGATGCCATCGTGACCGTGGATAGTGAGCTTCGTGTCATAGCCACCAACAGTGCTGCAGGAGGACTTCTCTCTCTTGATCGCGAGATCGCTCAGGGACGGGATTTTCGGGAATTGATAGGTGATTCGGGACACCCCTGTCTGGGAGTCTTGAAGCAGGTTTTGCGGACGAGTAAATCTGTACGCGGATATGAAGCTGATCTGGATGTTCCGACGCTTGGACAGCGCATGGTAGAGCTCAACTGCACCCCTCTTGTCGATCAGAACAAACAGCATATTGGTGCTGTGCTTGTCGTCAGGGATGTCTCTCGCATAGCGGATCTTGAGAAACGGTTGCACGAGCGGCATGGTTTTCGGGGTATTATCGGTCGAAGTTCCATGATGCAGGATATTTACAAGCTTTTGGAGCAGCTTTCTTCTCTGGATTCCATTGTTCTTATTCTTGGAGAATCGGGGACCGGCAAGGAATTGATCGCAGAAGCACTGCATTATGGCGGATCAAGAGCCGGGGCTCCATTGGTCAAGGTCAATTGTTCGGCGCTGTCTGAAAATTTGCTAGAGAGCGAGCTTTTCGGCCATGTGCGTGGTGCGTTTACCGGTGCCGTGCGGGATAAAGTCGGGCGTATCCAGGCGGCTCAGGGTGGTACGCTTTTTCTGGATGAAATTGGTGATATTTCACCGCTTATTCAGCTTAAGTTACTCCGGTTCCTCGAGCAGAAGGAATATGAGCGGGTGGGAGAATCCAAAACCCACACAGCGGATGTTCGTATCATTGCTGCGACCAATGTGAATCTTTTGCGAGCCGTCAAGATGGGAACATTTCGTGAAGACCTGTATTACAGGTTGAATGTCATGCCGATTTTTTTGCCTCCTTTGCGAGAACGGCAGGCGGATATTCCGCTTTTGGTCGAGCATTTCCTCGAAATTTTCTCAGGGCAATTCAACAAGACTTTTGAGAAGGTTTCAGATGCAGTCCTTGATCTTTTCATGGGCTACAGTTGGCCCGGCAATGTTCGTGAACTACGCCATATTCTCGAGCATGCCTGTATCTTGTCTCCCGGAAGCGAGATAGGGATAAACCATATGCGCAAGGATCTGACGGATCAGATGCGAAACGGTTTCTATCCATACGGCGAAGGGGCCGATGTCCCTCTTTCTTCCCCCTCTGGAATGCAATTGACTGTTGGGAGGGGGAGTGCCACGTCTCAGCCTCCTTCTGCCAGAAAGGTGGGGAAACAAGATATTCTAGAAGCATTGACCCGCTGTGGCGGGAATAAAGCCAAAGCAGCCCGTCAGTTGGGTATCCATCGAGCGACTCTCTATAGAAAGCTTGATGCCTGGGATTTCGAAGCGTGA
- a CDS encoding response regulator, whose product MAKILIAEDDRISQKLAAKIVEELGHIAFVSPHGKHAYEALTACNDFDLLLTDIMMPVMDGQQLIQTMRGDQQFMNFPIIIMSAVVGINDISNLLKLGATLFLAKPLDRAELQTYIKRCLKSTENGGIETP is encoded by the coding sequence GTGGCAAAGATACTTATCGCTGAAGACGACAGAATATCACAAAAACTTGCAGCAAAAATAGTTGAGGAGCTTGGACATATCGCTTTTGTCAGTCCCCATGGCAAACATGCATACGAAGCTCTTACGGCCTGTAACGATTTTGACCTACTGCTTACGGATATAATGATGCCTGTAATGGATGGACAACAATTGATCCAAACCATGCGGGGCGACCAGCAATTCATGAATTTTCCGATCATTATCATGTCAGCAGTCGTTGGTATCAACGACATTTCCAATCTACTGAAACTTGGAGCGACCTTATTCCTGGCCAAACCACTGGACCGGGCAGAGCTTCAAACCTATATCAAACGATGCCTCAAAAGTACTGAGAACGGGGGCATTGAGACACCGTAA
- a CDS encoding glycosyltransferase, translated as MRILITHNNFPAQFRHIAEYLGRTPGNQVVFVTKTPRKEWTIEGVTKVIFTPNQSLREDSHPLCTNFENSIRHAQGMSQTCVALKERGFIPDVILGHSGWGQTLFMRDIFPDTPFICYFEWYYSSTSAETTFDMRKRTISERAQLRLRNDAILHDLVSCQSGITPTNWQRSQFPSEFHSKLVQVHDGIDTHYFSPHHTGLLSPQELNIPGLDLTGAKELITYCARGMEPYRGFPQFYQALPAILAQRPDCHVLIVGEDRVCYSPKLPEGDSYRKRMEAQIKVDESRVHFTGPLPYGQYKQVLLASSAHIYLTWPFVLSWSLLEAMSCGCLIIGSDTDPVHEVLRHGENGLMTDFHSPAHIADTTLFALEKQAELRDLRTNARQTILDTYCLSKCLPIHLKILAEAARSGPRYHKHTTIQSDS; from the coding sequence ATGCGCATACTTATCACTCATAACAACTTCCCCGCTCAGTTCAGGCATATTGCGGAGTACCTTGGCAGAACCCCCGGCAACCAAGTGGTCTTTGTCACCAAAACACCTCGAAAGGAATGGACAATCGAAGGTGTAACCAAGGTCATCTTCACCCCAAACCAGAGTCTGCGAGAAGATTCCCACCCCCTTTGCACGAATTTTGAAAACAGCATCCGCCATGCTCAAGGTATGAGCCAGACATGCGTGGCGCTCAAGGAAAGGGGATTCATACCCGATGTTATCCTGGGGCATTCAGGCTGGGGACAGACGCTTTTCATGCGTGATATTTTTCCGGATACTCCTTTTATCTGCTACTTTGAGTGGTACTATAGTTCTACCAGCGCAGAGACCACCTTTGATATGCGAAAACGGACCATAAGTGAACGTGCTCAATTACGCCTGCGTAACGATGCCATCCTTCATGATCTGGTCTCCTGCCAATCCGGCATCACTCCCACAAACTGGCAACGCTCCCAGTTTCCTTCAGAGTTCCACTCCAAGCTGGTTCAGGTTCATGACGGAATTGATACGCACTACTTTTCTCCACACCACACAGGACTGCTCTCTCCTCAAGAACTGAACATTCCCGGACTTGACCTGACAGGAGCAAAAGAGCTGATCACCTATTGCGCGAGAGGTATGGAACCTTACAGAGGATTTCCGCAATTCTATCAGGCATTGCCCGCCATTCTCGCTCAACGTCCTGATTGCCATGTCCTTATCGTGGGTGAAGATCGAGTCTGCTACAGCCCCAAACTCCCTGAAGGCGACAGCTACCGAAAACGAATGGAAGCACAGATCAAGGTTGATGAAAGTCGAGTCCACTTCACCGGTCCCTTGCCATACGGTCAGTATAAACAGGTCCTTTTGGCATCTTCCGCACATATCTACCTGACATGGCCCTTCGTTCTTTCCTGGTCCCTCCTTGAAGCAATGTCATGCGGTTGCCTGATTATCGGCTCGGACACCGACCCTGTTCACGAGGTGCTGAGGCACGGAGAAAACGGTTTGATGACTGACTTTCATTCCCCTGCTCATATTGCTGATACAACCCTTTTTGCGCTTGAAAAACAGGCCGAACTCCGCGACCTGCGAACCAATGCGCGTCAAACAATACTCGATACGTATTGTCTCAGTAAATGTTTGCCCATTCACCTGAAAATTCTTGCAGAAGCCGCAAGGAGTGGGCCTCGTTATCACAAACACACAACCATCCAGAGTGACTCATGA
- a CDS encoding peptidylprolyl isomerase, with amino-acid sequence MKSFLKSFSLAAFLIFLMAFPSHAADLENTLYLDLKDGRVVIEMRPDLAPQHVKRIKELVRMKFYDGIKFHRVIDGFMAQTGDPTGTGRGGSGKNLKAEFSPAPFNRGTVGMARANSPDSADSQFFICLAPAQFLNGKYTVWGQVISGMEYVDHIRKGIGQSGMVSNPDIIVRMQVAADVPK; translated from the coding sequence ATGAAATCATTTTTGAAAAGTTTTTCCCTTGCCGCATTTCTCATTTTCTTGATGGCATTTCCCAGCCATGCCGCAGACCTTGAAAACACCCTCTATCTTGATCTCAAGGATGGGCGTGTCGTTATTGAAATGCGCCCGGACCTTGCTCCCCAGCATGTCAAAAGAATCAAGGAACTCGTCCGCATGAAATTCTACGATGGCATCAAGTTCCATCGCGTCATTGATGGATTCATGGCCCAAACAGGAGATCCGACCGGCACTGGTCGCGGAGGTTCCGGCAAAAACCTGAAGGCTGAATTTTCACCTGCTCCTTTCAATCGGGGAACCGTTGGAATGGCTCGTGCCAATTCTCCAGACAGCGCAGACAGTCAATTCTTCATTTGTCTCGCTCCGGCTCAATTTCTCAATGGCAAATATACTGTATGGGGGCAGGTGATATCCGGCATGGAGTATGTTGACCACATTCGCAAAGGGATCGGTCAAAGCGGTATGGTCAGTAACCCGGATATCATTGTCCGCATGCAAGTCGCGGCCGACGTTCCGAAATAA